Sequence from the Equus quagga isolate Etosha38 chromosome 15, UCLA_HA_Equagga_1.0, whole genome shotgun sequence genome:
AGTGGGGGTCACGTGTCCCTTGTTGTCCTTGGGGCCCAGAGAAAGTAATGTCAATGCTGCAGAGATTTGAGGAGTAAAGATTCCAAAGCCAGCGGCTTCCTGTGTGGTCATCACAGGCAGGAACGGGGAAGTGGTGGTGTCTATGGTAGAAAGAGCATGGCCTTAGGGAGGCCACAGGGGGGTGCAGGGAGGGCCTGGTGACTTGAAAGGATGGGGCCCCAACACCACAGGTGGGCTGAAGGTCCCTGGAGCAGGCCCAGGTACTTGTGCACCCACCTGCCCGTGTGTGTCCCATCCTGAGCCTTTGTCACAAAGCCCCgagggggcagcagggagagaggctgCTGGAAGCTGTAGGCACCCCTGAGCTGGGAAACAGCTGCTGCCTCAGTCTGCACGTGGGTGCACACCCAGGAGACCGTGTGCGCCATGTGGGCCTGTGCCTGAGAGATGTGTGTGCCCAGGCAGGGGGGCTTCTCCATCCGGGGCAGGCCCCAGGACATGCCCTGCTCTCTGGGAGCCCTGGGAAACCAAGGGAACCCCAGAACTCCACCGCCCTTTCTAGGTGGCCTCCTTGGGGTCCAGGCTCTACTCTCTGGATCTGCCCCTGAGAGGACATGTGGGGAGCCTTGGCAGGAGCCTGTACCCATGCTGTCAAGGACCCCGCTGTGGCTAATGTGTGTAGCTCCCCTCAGAGCTGGGCAGAGCGCAGTGGCCCGAAGGCAGGACCCTGTGACCCAGGCCTGGGAATGTTCCCGACTCAGGGCTGTCCCAGGGCTGGTGTCTCACCCTTACCGAACCCCAGTACCTTTGCTGTGGGTTGGGGACAATCATCTAGATCCCAGCGGTAGGTGAGGGCTCAGTGCAACAAAGAACACCACACTGGACATGGCAGCAGGCCACATGGCTGGCTGAGCAGTTCCTATTGTGGGTCCCTGGGACTCAAGGCTCTTCCCTGCCCATCCTACTCCACCTGCCCAGGTAGCTGGAATTGGTCATAAACTGGAGGATGCTGGGCAGAGTCCACCACACCAGCGCTGGCCACAGCCCACTTCCAAAGACTCGAAGCTCAGCACCTGGGCTAAGGTCCTGAGGTCCTGAGGTCCCCTCAGCATGGGCAGACCTACAAATCCAACCTGCCCTGGATAGAGGGGCTGCCAGCCCCTCTGGCCTTCTGAGGAGGCGGGTGAGGGCAGACAGGCCGCAGCAGTCCTCATAGACTGGCAGGCTGCTCAGTGTGTCTGGGCTCCAGGGCTGGTGCCtggctgggggctgcagggcctGCACCATCTCCTCCAGGCTGCCAAGTGGGATAGTCAGATTTGCCGCACCCACTGGTTCTCCTTGCTGTGCCAGATGCCATAACCAAAATACACCACAAGTCCTGCAAGGGTGGCACAAGTGTGAGGGGCAAGTCCCAGCACTGCCACCCTGCTTGCTAGCCTCCTGCAGCGCACCCCACCCCAGAGTCACAGTTGGGCCCCAACTCACCAATCAGCAGCCAGATGGACAAGTACAGCCAGGTCAGGTAGCTCAGGTGCAGCATGAGGAAGATGTTGAGGAGGATGCTCAGGGCGGGAGTCAGGGGCACCATGGGAACCTGAGGAgacaagggcagggctgggctgggctacagggaagggctgctggcccagggcctgaATTCTTGGGAGTCCACAgagcctttctctgcctctggagaTTCTGGAGACAAGGGCCCACCCGCCACGCAGAGAGCGGGGTGTGGGGTACTGGCCTCCCCCGCCCTGCGACCCTGGTGCATCCTGCCacggcagaggaggaaggggcgaagggagctggctgggctgagcGCGGTGGGTGCTGGCTGGAGGAAGTACCTGAAAGATGTCCTGCCGGTGCTGTTGCTGGTGGGCCCCAAGgacgaggagactgagcagaaacgtggcagagctgagcaggagcagcagggtgtaGCCCCAGGGTGGGAGATGCAGGGCCGAGTCCCCGAAGACCAACACATAGTCCAGAGTGACGGCCGAGGCCACCAGGACACTGAGGGCCCAAGCCACAGCGGCTCCAGGCCTGCACTCACCCAGGAAGCCGAGGTAGGGCCTCAGGGCTGGTCGCAGCTGCCCAGGCTCAGGGGCTGAGGCCTCCTCTGTGCCCTCAGGGCTGTCTGGGCCCTGAGAACTGGATGGAGGGGACTTTCGGAAGCGTAGAATGATAATGCAGGTGGGCAAGCATGTATAGGGCAGTAGTGCACCAATGGACAGGAACTGGACGAGTGCATCGAGGTCCAGCAGCAGCGCCATGAAAGCCATGAGCACCCCGAACACGGACACCTGCATCCAGTGGTGCATGCGGGCAAACACTTGGAAGAAGAGCCCGTCGGCAGCCATGGCATAGGTGATGTATGGCAGGTAAAAGAAGTACCTGAGCAGCACACTGGTCATGTCtgtggcagagggtgggagaCTGGTCAGCATGGTGGACAGGCCCACCTGGGGCCgctgctgggggccagggcaTGGGTGGCCCCTTGGGAAAATGGGCATGAGTTTGTCTGGGCTCTGAGAGTGAGCCTGAATGTTATGTGGATGCTGGATTGTTCCCCCTCACCACGCAGGAATGGGACACCCTAGATTAGGTACAGACCCACTGGAGATTCTGATAAGGACtgagtccctctgcctggaaggatcTGGAAGCACATGCCCAGAACTGACATTCTGTGTACAACTGGGAGGGGCGGTGAATAGGTTCCTCTCAACAAGCCCGGGTGGAGAGTCTAATCATTAGCCCCTTCCTGGGCCCAGGATGCATTGGCAACACAGGTCCAGAtggagatgtgtttcctggaggcttAGGGCAGAGCCCCACCATCCTGTTCCCTCCCCCCTTGTCCAGAAGGGCCACTTACCGCAGATTGCACCAGCTGCCACGATGAAGGCCGCCCAGCTATAGCCCCGCTGGTGGAAGGCATCAACAAGGGCCCAGTCAGGGTCCAGGCTGTGCCAGGGCACCAGGAGGGTGAGGACTGTGGAAACGAGGATGTAGGTACCAGCTACCAGGGTAACTGAGATGGCGATGGCCATAGGCACAGCTCGCTTTGGGTTCTGGGCCTCCGCACTATAGGCAACAATATTGTCAAAGCCCAGGAAGGTGTAGAAGCAGGTGGCGGCGCCAGCCATGACACCGGAGAAACCGAAGGGCGCAAAGCCGCCCTCCTCAATGCTCCAGTTGTGCGGGCGGGCCAGGACAAACCCTAGGACGATGATGAAGAGGATGACAACCACGCTGATGGCAAGGAATGTGCGGTTGACCCAGGAAGAGACACTGGTTACACAGAAGCTAAATGCAGAAGCCAAAAGTATGAGGCCAGCAGCCAGGAAGTCTGGGTACTGGGCCAGGAAGGGCACCTGCCAGATGCCCACATGGGCCTCAGTGAAGCTGCGGATGCGGTGTCCAAAAACGGTGTCTAGGTAGCCACTACAGGCACGGACCAGAGCAGTGCAAACAAAGAGACACTGGAGGAGCACGTTCCAGCCGACAAGGAAGGCCCAAATCTCACCCACAGACGTGTAAGTGAACAGGTAGGCAAAGCCTGTGTAGGGCACTTGTGCCCCGAGCTCCGCGTAGCACAGGGCTGCCAGCAGGGAGGCCACAGCAGCCACGCCAAAGGACACAAGCACTGCAGGGCCGGCCATCCCCTTGGCCACGGTGCCTGTGAGCACATACAGGCCCAAGCCCACCATGCCACCCACACCCAGCAAAGTCAGGTCCAGCGTGGTCAGATGGCGCTGCGGCAGTGTCTCCCTGGGGGACTCCTTCACTGGCTTCCGCCGGTGCAGCTTCTGGCAGAAGTGCGCCAGGCTGGCAGTGCTGGGCAGTCCCCAGGCCATGGTTGGCAGCCGAGAGGAGCACCAAGCCAGCTGCCGGCACCTACAAGGGTGAGAGGGGAGTGACAGTCTGCCCTGGGTCCTGACCAGCCTTCAGTCCTTGCTCTGACCCTGCCCTGGGGACCCAAGCCTGGAGCCACTGGCAGCTGCAGGGCTGGATGAGGCAGGCTCCGGGCCTGCcagcagggtgggcaggaggccacAGGGAAGTGTGGGGATCCCATCGGCCTGCCTCCTGGGCAAGGGACTGGGTGTTTGGGAGGggccctgagggtggggaggggcagccctACAG
This genomic interval carries:
- the LOC124227209 gene encoding LOW QUALITY PROTEIN: cationic amino acid transporter 4-like (The sequence of the model RefSeq protein was modified relative to this genomic sequence to represent the inferred CDS: inserted 2 bases in 2 codons); translation: MAWGLPSTASLAHFCQKLHRRKPVKESPRETLPQRHLTTLDLTLLGVGGMVGLGLYVLTGTVAKGMAGPAVLVSFGVAAVASLLAALCYAELGAQVPYTGFAYLFTYTSVGEIWAFLVGWNVLLQCLFVCTALVRACSGYLDTVFGHRIRSFTEAHVGIWQVPFLAQYPDFLAAGLILLASAFSFCVTSVSSWVNRTFLAISVVVILFIIVLGFVLARPHNWSIEEGGFAPFGFSGVMAGAATCFYTFLGFDNIVAYSAEAQNPKRAVPMAIAISVTLVAGTYILVSTVLTLLVPWHSLDPDWALVDAFHQRGYSWAAFIVAAGAICDMTSVLLRYFFYLPYITYAMAADGLFFQVFARMHHWMQVSVFGVLMAFMALLLDLDALVQFLSIGALLPYTCLPTCIIILRFRKSPPSSSQGPDSPEGTEEASAPEPGQLRPALRPYLGFLGECRPGAAVAWALSVLVASAVTLDYVLVFGDSALHLPPWGYTLLLLLSSATFLLSLLVLGAHQQQHRQDIFQVPMVPLTPALSILLNIFLMLHLSYLTWLYLSIWLLIGLVVYFGYGIWHSKENQXGAANLTIPLGSLEEMVQALQPPXQAPALEPRHTEQPASL